The Sulfitobacter indolifex genome contains the following window.
GCGCTATCATCGGCCGCGCTTACGCAGGTTTTGAGCACACTGCCCGCGCCCCCATGGTGCAACTTGCCCCGAACCACTTCCTGTTGGAACTCTTCCACGGCCCCACACTGGCATTCAAAGACTTCGCCATGCAGCTGATCGGCCAGATGTTCCAAGCCGCTCTGGGCCGCAAGGGCGAACGCGTCACCATCGTTGGCGCGACCTCCGGCGATACCGGCTCCGCCGCGATCGAAGCCTTCAAAGGCTTGGATAACGTCGACGTCTTCATCCTCTACCCACATGGCCGGGTCTCGGACGTGCAGCGCCGCCAGATGACGACGCCGTCGGAGGCCAACGTCCACGCCCTCGCCATCGACGGGGATTTCGACGACTGCCAAGCGCGCTTGAAAGACATGTTCAACGACTTCGACTTCCGCGATTCGGTGCGGCTGGCGGGTGTGAACTCGATCAACTGGGGCCGCGTGCTGGCACAGGTGGTCTACTATTTCACCGCCGCCACCAGCCTCGGCGCACCGGCACGCGAGATCAGCTTCACCGTGCCCACCGGCAATTTCGGCGACATTTTCGCAGGCTACATCGCCAAACGCATGGGCCTGCCTATCGCCGATCTGGTCGTCGCCACCAATCAAAACGACATCCTGCACCGCTGCCTCTCGGGGCAGGGCTATCACAAGGGCGGCGTGACCCCCTCGATCAGCCCCTCGATGGATATCCAAGTCTCGTCCAACTTCGAGCGCGCCCTTTTCGACGCCTACGACCGCGACGCGGGTGCCGTGGCACAATTGATGGACGAGCTAGGGCAGGGCGGTTTCGACGTCTCCCAAGGCGCGATGCAAGCGCTGCGAGACACCTACCGCTCGGGCCGCGCCTCGGAGGAAGAAACCACTGCCACCATCGCCGACCGCCGCCGTACCACCGGCGAGCTGCTCTGCCCGCATTCCGCCGTTGGCGTGAAGGTCGCGGATGAGCAGCGCGACCCGGCCATCCCAATGGTCACCCTCGCCACCGCGCACCCGGCGAAATTCCCCGACGCTGTTGAAGCGGCCACCGGCATTCGCCCAGCCTTGCCGCCCCGCATGTCGGACCTTTTCGACCGCGAAGAGCGTTTCACCCGGCTGCCCAATGACCTCGACGCGCTCAAAGCGCATATCAAAGGAAACCTCCCCGCGTGAGCTTGAACCAGACCACATTGCCCAACGGCTTCCGGATCGTCACCGAACATATGGAGGGGCTTGCCTCCTCTGCCATCGGCGTTTGGGTGAACGCCGGTGCACGCCACGAAACCCCGCAGCAGAACGGCATCGCGCATTTCCTCGAGCATATGGCCTTCAAGGGCACCGCGACCCGCTCGTCGCTGCAAATAGCCGAGGCCATCGAGGACGTGGGCGGCTATATTAACGCCTATACCTCGCGCGAAGTCACCGCTTATTATGCCCGCGTGTTGGAAAACGACGTGGCGCTTGGCCTCGACGTGATCGCCGACATCCTGCGCAACCCGGTGCTGGACCCTTCCGAGGTCGAAGTCGAACGCGGCGTAATCCTGCAAGAGATTGGCCAAGCCCTCGACACGCCCGACGATGTGATCTTTGACTGGCTGCAAGAGCAGGCCTACCCCGATCAGCCCATCGGCCGCACGATCCTTGGGCCATCCGAGCGTGTCTCGGCTTTTTCACGTGACGATCTCAAACTCTTCATCGCCGACCACTACGGGCCAGAGCAGATGATCCTCTCTGCCGCTGGGGCCGTCGATCACGACAAAATCGTCAAACTGGCCGAAAGCCTTTTTGGCGATATGCCGTCGAAAAAGCTCTACCAGGTCGACGGCGCCCGCTTCGGCGGCGGCGAGTTCCGGCAGGTCAAAAAGCTCGAACAGGCCCATTTTGCCCTCGGTTTCGAAAGCCCCGGCTACCGCTCCGACGACATCTATATCGCTCAAATCTACGCTTCTGCGTTGGGTGGCGGCATGTCCTCACGCCTGTTCCAAGAGATTCGCGAAAACCGCGGCCTCTGCTACACGATTTTCGCCCAAGCCGGCGCCTATGCCGACACAGGGATGACCACGATCTACGCCGGCACCAGCGCCGAGCAATTGCCCGAGCTGGCCAATATCACCATAGACGAGATGAAGCGCGCCGCCACTGACATGTCCCCCGCCGAAGTCGCCCGCGCCCGTGCGCAGATGAAGGCCGGGCTGCTGATGGGCTTAGAGAGCCCCTCTAACCGCGCCGAACGTTTGGCCCGCCTGATCCAGATCTGGGACCGTGTCCCGCCGCTGGAAGAAACCGTGGCCCAGATCGACGCCGTCACCACCGGCGACGTGCGCGATTTTGCTGAACGCATGGCCACCCAAGCGCCCGCGGCACTTGCGCTCTACGGCCCCGTTGATGGCGCGCCAACGCTCGACGAACTCCACAGCAGACGCGCTGCCTGATGCTGCTGGGGCGACGCAAACTGCGGATCGAAACGGAACGGCTGACCCTGCGTCCGCCGGTCCATGCCGATTTCCGCGCGTGGTCTGCCCTGCGCCGCGCCAGCAACGATTATCTCCGCCCGTGGGAGCCGACATGGGCGGAGGATCACCTCACCCGCAAGGCATTTACCAACCGCGTCTATTGGGCGCAGCGCTCGGTATCGTCGGGCAATGCCATGCCGCTGTTCCTGATCCGACGCAGCGATCAGAACCTTGTTGGTGCGATCACGCTGGACAACATCCGCCGCGGCCCTGCGCAATCAGGCACGCTCGGCTATTGGACGGGCGAGCCCTTCGCGCGCCAAGGCTACATGCGCGAGGCGATCGAGGCGGCGGTGCATCAGGCCTTCACCCGGCTCGACCTGTCGCGCATCGAAGCTGCCTGTCTGCCAGAAAACCAAGCATCTCGGGGGCTGTTGGAAAAGGCCGGCTTTAAATATGAGGGCGTGGCACAAAGCTATTTACAAATTGATGGCCGTTGGCGCACCCATGTGCTTTACGCCGCGCTGCGCAAAGACCGGCGCGGACGTACGGATGTCGGTTAACCTTCGAAAAGCAACCCCGCTTCTCCTTCACCTGCTAAGCCACATGCCCGCCAAACGGTTCTCCGCTTTGTCCTTGCATCCTTCCCTCCATCACAGGATCAAGACCGTATGACACTGAACCCCGCCGACATCGCCTTCGCCGACACCCTGCGCCAGCATCTGGCCCACGAGGTACTGCGCCAGCCCGAACCGCGCCACCTCGAAGAGCCCCGTGGCCGCTATGCCGGGCAGGGCGGCCTGCTGGCTCTGCCACGCAGCGCAGAGGAGGTTTCCACTCTGATCCGCGCTGCCCATGCGGCCCGCGTACCGGTGGTGCCTTATGGCGGCGGCACCGGCCTCGTCGGTGGTCAGATCAGCAGCGATGGACCTGCTCCGCTGATCCTGTCTCTCGAACGCATGAACCGCATCCGCGCCGTACTCCCCGAAGAGAATGTGTTGGTCGCCGAAGCCGGTGTGATCCTCGCCGACGTCCAAACCGCCGCCGAAGAGGTAAACCGCCTGTTCCCGCTGTCGCTCGCCGCCGAAGGCACCGCCCGCATCGGTGGGACGCTGGCAACCAACGCTGGGGGCACCGGCGTGCTGCGCTACGGCAATGCCCGGGACCTCTGCCTAGGCCTCGAAGCCGTTCTGCCTGACGGTCAAATTTGGCACGGCCTGACCCGCCTGCGCAAAAACAACACTGGCTATGACCTGCGCCACCTGCTGATCGGCGCCGAAGGTACGCTCGGCATCATCACCGCCGCAGCCCTCAAACTCTACGCCCGACCGGCGCGCAGTGGCACCGCCCTCATGGTTGTCGACAGCCCCGCCGCCGCGCTATCGCTCCTTTCACTTGCGCGCGATCACCTG
Protein-coding sequences here:
- the thrC gene encoding threonine synthase, translating into MRYISTRGSAPVLSFEEAMLTGLARDGGLYVPETIPTLSADQITAMQGQSYEEVAFIVMRPFIGDTFTDEEFRAIIGRAYAGFEHTARAPMVQLAPNHFLLELFHGPTLAFKDFAMQLIGQMFQAALGRKGERVTIVGATSGDTGSAAIEAFKGLDNVDVFILYPHGRVSDVQRRQMTTPSEANVHALAIDGDFDDCQARLKDMFNDFDFRDSVRLAGVNSINWGRVLAQVVYYFTAATSLGAPAREISFTVPTGNFGDIFAGYIAKRMGLPIADLVVATNQNDILHRCLSGQGYHKGGVTPSISPSMDIQVSSNFERALFDAYDRDAGAVAQLMDELGQGGFDVSQGAMQALRDTYRSGRASEEETTATIADRRRTTGELLCPHSAVGVKVADEQRDPAIPMVTLATAHPAKFPDAVEAATGIRPALPPRMSDLFDREERFTRLPNDLDALKAHIKGNLPA
- a CDS encoding M16 family metallopeptidase; this encodes MEGLASSAIGVWVNAGARHETPQQNGIAHFLEHMAFKGTATRSSLQIAEAIEDVGGYINAYTSREVTAYYARVLENDVALGLDVIADILRNPVLDPSEVEVERGVILQEIGQALDTPDDVIFDWLQEQAYPDQPIGRTILGPSERVSAFSRDDLKLFIADHYGPEQMILSAAGAVDHDKIVKLAESLFGDMPSKKLYQVDGARFGGGEFRQVKKLEQAHFALGFESPGYRSDDIYIAQIYASALGGGMSSRLFQEIRENRGLCYTIFAQAGAYADTGMTTIYAGTSAEQLPELANITIDEMKRAATDMSPAEVARARAQMKAGLLMGLESPSNRAERLARLIQIWDRVPPLEETVAQIDAVTTGDVRDFAERMATQAPAALALYGPVDGAPTLDELHSRRAA
- a CDS encoding GNAT family N-acetyltransferase, producing the protein MLLGRRKLRIETERLTLRPPVHADFRAWSALRRASNDYLRPWEPTWAEDHLTRKAFTNRVYWAQRSVSSGNAMPLFLIRRSDQNLVGAITLDNIRRGPAQSGTLGYWTGEPFARQGYMREAIEAAVHQAFTRLDLSRIEAACLPENQASRGLLEKAGFKYEGVAQSYLQIDGRWRTHVLYAALRKDRRGRTDVG
- a CDS encoding FAD-binding oxidoreductase, which encodes MTLNPADIAFADTLRQHLAHEVLRQPEPRHLEEPRGRYAGQGGLLALPRSAEEVSTLIRAAHAARVPVVPYGGGTGLVGGQISSDGPAPLILSLERMNRIRAVLPEENVLVAEAGVILADVQTAAEEVNRLFPLSLAAEGTARIGGTLATNAGGTGVLRYGNARDLCLGLEAVLPDGQIWHGLTRLRKNNTGYDLRHLLIGAEGTLGIITAAALKLYARPARSGTALMVVDSPAAALSLLSLARDHLGEMISAFELMHRQGFDFLNETLPNIRQPFATPPEWCVLIEIGTPGEIDTDAALESLFAAALEATLVTDGLIAQNAQQAQDFWTIRETIPEANRLIGSVSSHDISVPLSAIPEFITRATQALTALNDFRINCFGHVGDGNLHYNVFPAKGKTRADYEEQRDAVKRLVHDLVHELGGSFSAEHGVGRIKVDDLERYGDPAKLAAMRAIKAALDPKGIMNPGAVLRA